From Candidatus Hydrogenedentota bacterium, a single genomic window includes:
- a CDS encoding glycoside hydrolase family 78 protein yields the protein MYIRQLGVLVACLVAATGVSTVMAAESDALVYGLRCEYRSNPLGIDITQPRLSWKMEAAGRDRAQSAYQIIVASSKDNLAADKGDLWDTGKVKSDQSLNVVYSGTALASFQPCWWKVRLWDEAGKESAWSEPAQWSMGVLKPEEWTAKWIGLDGGDEPADSAGDIAKARWIWFAEGDPAQSAPVGSRYFRKTIDVPAGRVLTSATAYLSGDNQGSLFVNGTHAVDFNSFKGATEKSIADVLTPGKNVLAVSVDNMGTGPNPAGLLAAFVLRFDGGDPVLVTTDGEWKASDAKADGWNTAGFDDANWGKAKDLGASDLQPWGTPKKPESRVLPARMLRREFDAASPVKRAMVYISGLGLYELYINGERIGDQVLAPGCTEYNKRTFYNTYDVTDVVQSGKNAVGVWLGNGRYYAPRTGEPTATRTYGYPKLLFQLRLEMADGSVQEVVSDESWKLTTAGPIRANNEYDGETYDARLEMPGWDKTGFDDSQWQTPLLVEKPGEVMSAQMSKPIKVNAVLHPVAMTNPKPGMYVFDMGQNMVGWCKLKVKGPAGTRVTLRHSEVVHDDGTLYLDNIRGAKVTDEYILKGSGKETYEPRFTYHGFRFVELVGYPGQPDLDVLEGCVVHDAVTPAGSFECSNKLVNAIYKNVVWGTRGNYRSMPTDCPQRDERQGWLGDRSEVSRGESFMFDTSAFHSKWICDMHDGQREDGSISDVCPTYWPLYNDNVTWPSTFVIVPGMVYDQYGDSRTIERHYDGMRKWIKHMEAGLKDDIYPKDNYGDWCVPPEEQHLIHSKDPMRQTPGDFLGTAYLYYDLTLMAKYAKMLGKKDDEKEYLALAERLKTAFNKKFWNAEEAKYANGAATTCVLPIAFGLVPEDGKDRLFQRLVDKIMIDNKGHTSTGLIGGQWLMRVLADNGRSDVAYTITQQSDYPSWGYMVNKNATTVWELWNGDTADPAMNSHNHVMLVGDLITWFYQGLAGIRPDSPGAQKLVLKPTPVEGLDFVKASWKSQFGQIFSEWRRANGKLIWQVTVPANSTAVAYMPTTDAASVTEGGKPVKDVEGIKVGKAKEGVLELELGSGQYTFEAAF from the coding sequence ATGTACATTCGACAATTGGGGGTTCTAGTAGCGTGCCTTGTGGCCGCGACAGGGGTATCAACAGTGATGGCAGCGGAAAGCGACGCGTTGGTCTATGGGTTACGGTGCGAATACCGGTCAAATCCATTGGGCATCGATATCACACAGCCACGCTTGAGCTGGAAGATGGAGGCAGCCGGGCGCGACCGGGCGCAGTCGGCCTACCAAATAATCGTGGCGTCGTCGAAAGACAACCTGGCGGCAGACAAAGGCGACCTGTGGGATACCGGCAAAGTGAAGTCCGATCAGTCCCTCAACGTCGTCTACTCGGGCACGGCGCTGGCTTCATTCCAGCCCTGTTGGTGGAAGGTTCGCCTGTGGGACGAAGCCGGCAAGGAATCCGCGTGGAGCGAACCGGCGCAGTGGTCCATGGGTGTTCTGAAACCCGAAGAGTGGACCGCGAAATGGATCGGTCTCGACGGTGGTGACGAACCCGCGGATAGCGCAGGCGACATTGCGAAGGCGCGTTGGATCTGGTTTGCCGAGGGCGATCCCGCTCAGTCGGCCCCGGTAGGGTCTCGTTACTTCCGGAAGACCATCGATGTCCCTGCGGGCCGCGTACTGACTTCGGCGACAGCGTATCTCTCCGGTGATAACCAGGGCTCACTGTTTGTCAACGGGACGCATGCCGTCGACTTCAATTCGTTCAAGGGCGCGACCGAGAAATCCATTGCCGACGTGCTCACACCGGGTAAGAATGTGCTGGCCGTCTCCGTGGACAACATGGGAACCGGACCGAATCCTGCCGGGTTGCTGGCCGCGTTCGTGCTGCGATTCGATGGCGGCGATCCGGTTCTTGTGACAACCGATGGAGAATGGAAGGCGAGCGACGCCAAAGCCGATGGTTGGAACACGGCGGGATTCGACGATGCCAATTGGGGCAAGGCCAAGGATCTTGGCGCGAGTGACCTGCAACCTTGGGGCACGCCCAAGAAACCGGAGTCTCGTGTGCTGCCTGCACGCATGTTGCGTCGCGAATTCGATGCGGCCAGTCCGGTAAAGCGGGCCATGGTGTATATCAGCGGTCTTGGCCTCTACGAACTCTACATAAACGGCGAGCGAATCGGCGATCAGGTGCTTGCGCCGGGATGTACCGAATACAACAAGCGGACCTTCTACAACACGTATGATGTGACGGACGTGGTTCAGTCCGGAAAGAATGCCGTAGGCGTTTGGCTGGGTAATGGCCGCTACTACGCCCCGCGAACCGGCGAACCGACAGCAACCCGCACGTACGGTTATCCAAAACTGTTGTTTCAGCTTCGGCTTGAAATGGCCGACGGCTCGGTGCAGGAAGTCGTCAGCGATGAATCGTGGAAGCTGACAACGGCTGGCCCGATTCGTGCCAACAATGAGTACGACGGCGAGACCTACGATGCTCGATTGGAGATGCCGGGCTGGGACAAGACCGGCTTCGATGACTCGCAATGGCAGACGCCGCTGTTGGTCGAGAAACCCGGTGAAGTCATGTCGGCGCAGATGTCCAAGCCAATCAAGGTGAACGCCGTACTGCATCCCGTCGCGATGACGAACCCCAAGCCGGGCATGTACGTCTTCGATATGGGGCAGAACATGGTGGGCTGGTGCAAGTTGAAGGTGAAAGGGCCCGCTGGAACGCGCGTCACTCTGCGTCACTCAGAAGTCGTCCACGACGACGGAACGCTCTACCTCGACAACATCCGTGGCGCGAAGGTTACGGATGAGTACATCCTCAAAGGTTCGGGCAAAGAAACCTACGAACCTCGCTTCACGTATCACGGCTTCCGCTTCGTCGAGTTGGTCGGCTATCCCGGCCAGCCCGATCTCGATGTACTTGAAGGATGCGTCGTCCACGATGCTGTCACGCCCGCAGGCAGCTTCGAATGCTCCAACAAGCTCGTGAACGCCATCTACAAGAACGTCGTGTGGGGTACGCGTGGCAACTACCGCAGCATGCCCACCGACTGTCCGCAACGCGACGAGCGCCAAGGCTGGCTTGGCGACCGCTCCGAAGTGTCGCGCGGCGAGTCGTTCATGTTCGACACGTCCGCCTTCCACTCCAAGTGGATATGCGATATGCACGATGGCCAAAGAGAAGACGGCAGCATATCGGACGTGTGCCCGACTTATTGGCCGCTGTACAACGACAACGTTACGTGGCCGAGCACGTTCGTCATCGTGCCCGGCATGGTCTACGACCAGTATGGCGACAGCCGCACCATTGAGCGCCACTACGACGGCATGCGCAAATGGATCAAGCACATGGAGGCCGGACTCAAGGACGACATCTATCCCAAGGATAACTACGGGGATTGGTGTGTGCCGCCCGAGGAACAGCACCTGATCCATTCGAAAGACCCGATGCGTCAGACGCCCGGCGACTTTCTGGGTACCGCGTATCTTTACTACGACCTCACGCTGATGGCGAAGTACGCGAAGATGCTCGGCAAAAAGGACGACGAGAAGGAATACCTTGCGCTGGCCGAGCGGTTGAAGACGGCCTTTAACAAGAAGTTCTGGAATGCGGAAGAAGCCAAGTATGCGAACGGCGCGGCCACAACCTGCGTACTGCCCATTGCGTTTGGCCTGGTGCCGGAAGACGGCAAGGACCGCCTGTTCCAGCGGCTGGTCGACAAGATTATGATCGACAACAAGGGCCACACAAGCACCGGCCTTATCGGTGGACAGTGGCTCATGCGCGTTCTCGCCGACAACGGTCGCTCGGACGTCGCCTACACGATCACGCAGCAGAGCGACTATCCAAGCTGGGGCTACATGGTCAACAAGAACGCGACGACGGTGTGGGAACTGTGGAACGGCGACACGGCGGATCCAGCGATGAACTCGCACAACCACGTCATGTTAGTGGGTGACCTGATTACATGGTTCTACCAGGGTCTCGCGGGTATCCGTCCAGACAGCCCCGGCGCGCAGAAGCTCGTGCTGAAGCCTACGCCGGTTGAAGGACTCGACTTTGTGAAGGCTTCGTGGAAGTCGCAGTTCGGGCAGATCTTCAGCGAGTGGCGGCGCGCGAACGGAAAGCTCATCTGGCAAGTAACCGTGCCCGCGAACTCGACCGCTGTCGCATATATGCCTACGACCGACGCGGCCAGCGTCACCGAGGGCGGCAAACCGGTGAAGGATGTCGAAGGCATCAAGGTCGGCAAAGCTAAGGAAGGCGTGCTTGAGCTGGAGTTGGGCTCCGGTCAATACACGTTCGAGGCGGCCTTCTAG